TCGCGAATTTCTCCGTAtggactgtggagagcattctgacttgtctcatcgccgcctggtgtggaggctgcaacacgagggtcgccagaggctgcagagggttctagGCTCAGCCAACCCCATCACGGGTacaaacctcccctccatcgaggatATGTTCAAGAATGAATGCCTCGGGAATACCACATCCATCAGCGAGGAACCTCTCCATCCGGGAAATGCCCTGTGCTCATCGGTACCATCGGAGAGGGTGTACAGGCGGCTGTAAACTCATCAATTTACAACCAGTTgcgtcccctccgccatcagtttGCGAACGCTCCCTGAACACttaaacactccctcggtattcaCCTTTGTTGCAGTTCTTATTAATTCTCCAAATTTATGCTAATTTTGCATCATTGCGCCATGCCGGGGtcacgttgaagttgtacaaggcgtCGGTGAGGCCGCACACGGAGGGCGGTGTTCGGTTCTCGTCGCCCTCCTGTAGGAAAGATGCCActgaactggaaagagtgctggAGGAGATGTACGATAATGTTGCCGGGATTTGAGTGTCTGAGTTCTGGGAAGAAGGCAAGAATATGTGTCTGCATTCCTTGGAGAGTGGGTATGAAGACAGGAGAGTCGTAGTCTGGGATGGGGaactgagagacagtgtggtgagtgtgtgtggaaagtacggagaggggagatacagagaatGGTGTCAAAGGAGGAGGGGTTGGTGGAAAGGGAGTAAGTTTGAGAGACTGAGGGGAAAAAGAGAAATGGAATAGAAAGGGGAAAATGGGGGGAGCCGGGAGAGAGTGGCAGAGTGGTGAGGTGTGGATCagcggggagagggagagcagtGGAGGATTCTGGGCTTGGAACgaggggaagagaggaggggaggggatgaaaggatgtggaagtaACAGTGCGGTAAGTTGAATGGGGAGAAGTGGGGTGAAGTCACTTGATTGAAGTCGACCCGAcaggctgttgacagagaccttGGATCTTTTCAGAAATATCCAGGTATAAATGTGCCGACTTCTCACAGATGAATCTGTGTGTACTGTTACAACTGTAACCCCGTGAGTGCAAGTTGCACTCTCTGCAAGTGTGCCATTTATAGTACATCTTGTACAGAAGAAAAGAGGTCACATTCCTGTCAAAGAGAGTTAGACAATTCCAATAGAGTCAAAAAAGATCCAGCAAACCGGAGACCGTCGCCAAACTAATCTTAGTAATctgcgctctccccacagccactAGTCAGCCTCTGAACTAACCTCATGATACcgccctctccccacagcccctagtTAGCCTCTAAACTAATCTCGATACCGCGCACTCCCCACTGCCCCAGTCAGCCTCTGAACTAACCTCATGAAActgcgctctccccacagcccctactCAGCCTCTGAACTAATCTCATGATACCGcgttctccccacagcccctactCAGCCTCTGAACTAATCTcatgataccgcgctctccccacagcccctactCAGCCTCTGAACTAATCTCATGATACTGCGCTCTCCCAATAGCCCCTACTCAGCCTCTGAACTAATCTAAAGATActgcgctctccccacagcccctagtcAGCCTCTAAACTAATCCCATGATACCGCGAGAAGTTCCCAAATAAATCCAAACAACCCTGCATCCTTCAACaagctaatcccactgtcccagtctcccCCACGGCCCGCTGTCCGTCTCCAAAATTAACCCATTCACAGAAACTTTCCCCACAGCCTCGTGTCACTCCCACACCACGGAAATGTAACACTCCCAACCTCACCCGTCTccacattttccaatccagtaagtTTTGGATTCTTCGCCGACAAAGATGGAAACAAATTCCTGTGAAAGTAAATCCCTGCGATTAATGTGCTTGTTACGCCCTgggaaatgtttcactgctaatgtaatgttttctctgtagcagcagtgtgttTGTGCTATGacgagagataacgggggctttggaatgggtGGCGTCCCATGATGGGAGGGGTTTTCTTTCCTGTGAGCCCGAGAGCCTGGGACTCGCGTGTATTTGTTCGGCAGAAGAtggagggagaagatgccagaacgggGTAATCGTAGACTGCAGGCCTGAGCGGACTGGGAATGGGGTCGGGAGTGGACCACACccgggggaaatcgatggagaacgGACGGACGGGAAAACAGTGAGCTCCAAGgagcgcattagactgtttcgtTAAAATGGTAAAATTGTTTTCCAGACTAACCCTGTAGTTAAATGAAGAATCATAAAgttcaattgtttaattgcaaaTGGCGTACTGCTCGCTATTTCGTGGGATTGATTTGTAACTGGGCCACACGTCCAGACAAACAAGCTTTTCTCGGTTTGGCCGGGCCGGAGGCAGTATCGCCCTCACACACCAGACAAAGCATGCTGAAGAACCTAACGGTTAAATTTAGCGTCTCTCCTTGCCTGACCACGGGAAAATGTGAAGAGACGGCACAGGGATGGAATCCCCAGTGTCAGATCCCAGGAATGGGTGAAGGGACGGGTttgtgggagcttcactctgagcctgacccagggagtgtctgacgggacggcgtggagggacttCATTCTGTCACAATCAAAAACTTCGATaccgtgcagagcattctgagaggctgcatGACTGTTTGGTacgttggtgggggggggggggtggctactgcacagtagAAAGAAGCTCCGGATGGTTGTAAATCAAGCCAGCTCCATATTGGGCGCTTGCCTACaaaaggacatcttcagggagcggagtCTCGGAAAGACAGCGACCATTATTGAAGACCTCCAGCACCAATGGCTTGCCCTTTACTCACTGTTCcgatcaggtaggagatacagaagcctgaaggcacacactaagtgattcaggaacagcttcttccccactgccatccgaTTCCGGAACGGACTGGAAActttgtacactacctcacttcttataACGTagactatttctgttttttttacaaaATCTATTCAATGCTTGtgtttgatttacttgtttatttttattatgttttattttatttattgttattttctctctttctgccaggTTATGTGTGGCATTGAATTGCTgatgctaagctaacaaatttcacgtcacgtgctggtgataataaaactgattctgcttctgattctggcGGGAGTTCCGCTCTCTGTCTATcgcgggggtgtgtgatgggacggtggggaaaGATTCAAACTATGTCAGACCCCGGAAATCACATACCTCTTCCTGGTTTGAATTTATTTTGAGGAGCCTTGCATCAAAGATTGAACAATGTTCCGTCGCTCCATCGTAAGATTCTTCCAGgatggataggaaataacaccgaCCTTCATTTTCGATCCATCCCTGAGGACACGCTGGCACTGCAAATCAGGAACAAACagaagtgaatctccctccataaatcCCATTGCACCGACTGGGATCAGAAACAGTCAACTTCCCACCACAACGTCCCAACCCCGATTCAGTCAGCAGGTGTCGCTGCTTTCactccgacccatcacacactcctcgggtcagacacagagtgaatctccctcctcaccgtcccatcacactttcccgggttcagacacagagagaatcaccctccacaccgtcccatcatacattcccggggtcagacacggagtgaatctccctcctcaccgtcccatcacacacccccggggccggacacagagtgaatctccctccacaccgtcccatcacacactcccggggtcggacacagagtgaatctccctccacaccgtcccatcacacactcccggggtcggacacagagtgaatctccttccacacagtcccgtcacacactcccggggtcagacactgagtgaattttcctccgcaccgtcccatcacacattccagagATCAGACATGCAATGAAACTACCACGGCACCGTCCAATCAGTAGTAGAGTGAAAGTCCTTGCGGGCCATTCAAACACACACTTCCTGACTGCTCAGACACAAATTTGGGTTCAGCACACAATGTCCCGGCATTCACTCTCGTGGACAGACGAAGCATGAAGCTCTTGTATCACGGTCGCATCATCatctcccgttgtcagacacagagtgacgctccttCCAGACTGGCCCATCACACacgaccctaaccctaatccacactctcacacactccttgggtcaAACACCcagtgaaccttcctccacactACCCCAATACAACCTCCCGTGATCAGATAGGAAAGGAAACACTCGCTGCTTCCTCCcgccgcacactcccgtggtcaactATAGTATGGTGCTCCTTCTGCCCAGAGACATCACAGTGTTCAGTAAACGAGAGAAGTttcctccgcaccgtcctatcacagaGATATCTGACACAGAGCGGAACATCATCCAGGCGCGCGTTCCCTGTGTCAGACAAACACATAACCCCCCTCACATCCACCAAAGGCATTCACCCGCCCTCCCTCCTTCCCGCAGTAGCTCCTCGTCAAATACATCTGTATCGAACACAGAGTCCCATCAGACACgcacggggtgagacacagatttacgctccctgcacaccgtccgatcacagacGAACACGGCCAGACTCAGGCTGAAAATCTGGAGGACACTGGTTCGAGCTGAGGCAGCTCTGTTGTGTCCTTGAGAATgggacttaaccacacattgctgtgCGATGTCACCGGGGCCaggctgcatgggtcctagtgccctttccttggacaacatcggtggcgtggagaggggataCTTGCAGATTGGGCAACTTCcggtctcccacacaaccctgcccaggcctgcgccctggaaaccttcccagGCGAAACTCCATGGTCTCACTAGAACAACGGGTGTCGATAAActgaatttttttaaaacaacTTATAGCGTCCTGCTTTATAATATTGGCTAGCTTGCCATCATAttccagtgttttttttaattatttcacaGCCTTTCTAGTTGCCTtttgtttgattttaaaaaaCTTTCAAGTCATCCAATTCCTACTCACTTTTGCCATTTTACATGAGCTTTCATTGGCTTAACTGCAATCCTgaatttcctttgtcagccacggatgTCTACTCTGATCATGTGAGAACCTCTTCTTCTTTGGGGCAAATGTATCCTGTTCATTGTGTAAAATTACCAGAAATTTCAGACTGCCGGCATCCCATCCAGTCCCCACCTCCTGTCTacatgggcaagctcctctctgatgCCTCTGTCAGTCCCATTATTCCATTTGGAAACTGATGCATGTTACTGACGCTTCTCCCTCACACAattacagaatgaatttaatcacACCTCCTCAGTAAACAGACGTGAGACTTCTGGTCCTCGCACTTAGGAGTGTTGAGGACTCGGTTTGAGaaatcccggaccctggcaagcGGGAGACAACATcccatccgggaatctcattctgGCACGGCGAACCTCCTGTCTATTCCCAAAACTCACAAATCCCCCATCACCGCAGCGTGTCTCTTCTTTCCCCCCTTGCCTTCTGAGTCAGGAGGCAGACCCACTCCAAACAGTCGACCACAGGGACCTCCCTCTATTAGTCCGTATGCCCGACTGCATCTGAAGTGTTACACCGGCTGATGATGAGGATGACCACTGCCATGGCTCCTGAACCGCTTACCCCTTCCCGGCTgttacccagtttcctgtgtccaccTTGGATGTAACTACCTCTCGGTGTATGTCTCCGTTTATTCCCACGCTTGATCTCCTGTCAAAGAAGCGCCGCTTTATCCACACTACACTttcacatcagacactcccgtggtcagacacagagtgattctcccaccgcaccgtcccatgacaccctcccggggtcagacacagagtgaatctctctccgcaccgtcccatcacacactcccgtggtaagacacagggtgaatctccctccgcaccgtccaatgacacattcccggggtcagacacagagtgaatctccctccacaccgtcccatcacacactcccggggtcagacacagagtgaatctccctccgcaccgtcccatcatagtctcccggggtcagacacagagtgaatctccctccacaccgtcccatcacacaaagtCCCGTCACGCACAGCCTGTGAATCTCTTCCGCCAAGGCCTCATCACACATTCCAGCgttcagacgtggagtgaaatTTCCtgcacaccgtccagtcacaatccTCCGGTGTCACTTTCACCGTGCTTCTCCatagaaccataaaaccatagaacactacagcacagtacaggcccttcagccctccatgttatgcGGACCCATATAACCCTTAAAATGTATTAAACCAATActaccccataatcctccatttttctttcatccatgtgcctgtccaagaggctcttaaataaccCTAATGTTTtaaactccaccaccatccctgtcaAGTCATTGCAGGCAATCataacactctgtgtaaaaaaaaacttacccctgatgtctcccctaaacgtccctcccttaattttgtacctatgccctctggtgttttttctattggtgccctgggaaacaggtactgactacccaccctatctatgcctctcataatcttgtagacctctatcaagtcccctctcattcttcgacgctccaaagagaaaagtcccagctctgctaaccttcttcatatgacttgttctccaatcaggcaacatcctggtaaatctcctctgcaccctctccattgcttccacacccttcctataatgaagtaaccagaattgaacagaatactctaagtgcggtcacACTAGAGATTTGTGGAGCtgtaacatgacctctctactcttgaactcaatccccctgttaatgaagcctcgcatcccataggccttcttaactaccctatcaacctgcgcagcgaccttgagggatgtatggatttgaaccccaagctCCATTTGTTGATCCACACTCTtatgtaactgaccattaatcctgtactcagtcttctggtttgtccttccaaaacacATCAAcacacacttgtccggattgaactgcatctgccatttttatgctCAACACTGCAgcctgtctgtatcctcttgtaaccttcaacaacctgcagctccatcttCAGCTCCTCCAATCACCGtgacatccacaaacttactcacccatctttCCACCTCCACACCcaggtaatttttaaaaatctcaaacagcaggggtcccaggacaaatccctgcggcactccactagtcaccgacctccgggcagaatactttccttccacaactgctCTCTGCTTTCTTACATTTTATTTTTATCCaaactcattccacaccgtctcatcacacactcccggaatcaGACCCTGAGTGATGACCCTTCTGCAACGTCCCATAActcactcccggattcagacacagagcgaagcccccgctgcaaggtcccatcacacacttccggatTCAGAGTGAAACTTTCTCTCCACGGCGACATAACACATTTTGGAGTCAGGCATGCGTTGACTCTCTCTGGGCAGAGCCTCATCACACAGTctcgttttcagacacagagtgaagctggatccatacTGTTCCATCAGACATTCCCGGAGTGAGACATCGAGTGAAGCTGTAATGTTACGTCTTACAaagccgtggtcagacacagagtgaatccacctCCTCAAAGTTCCATCACAAgctcctggattcagtgatagagtgaaacttcctctatgcagccccatcacacactcaccgggtcaaacacagagtgaatcaccctacaCACCATCTCTTCATACACTCCCTGCATCAAGCACAGAGTGACACCTtcatctctccatgcctgccctgtgacgaggagcgggtgaaagagggggatgatgcctcacctcttctgctggtcaacaattcacagatttgagccttggtttcgttgactgatctgtacttcgtttccatctcagtgaactggtgacggagatcgttGTGCATTCGTTTAAGCTCGGACAGATCAGAGTTTCGGTGGCATGTTTCGTTTGAttgacgaatctgtgatactgagagacggtgaaggatgtttagcgtttacagtgacacgtgagtcagcgtcacgctaccgaacgggtcacagagagtgttgtgtcagtgtcacggtgaagggtgtcacagtgagaggcgtcATCGGAAACATGGGGGgcgtgtctgtgtcactctgagtGGTTATCATTGCCACGGTGAAGGTTTTGTTGTAGTTAAAATAGGGTCTGTGTCAGTATCGTTGTGATGACTGATTCCCTGTCTCAGCGCAGTTCATGTCCGAGTTGCCGTGAGGgacgtgtcggtgtcacagtgatagGTGTTTCTGTGCCCCGGCGAGAGGTGTGCCAGGACACAATATAGTGTAGCTCGACGTCACTAAGAGGGAAATGTCAGAGTGTGGAATATCTGTGTAATGTGTGGGTGCTGGTCTAATTGagatgagtgtgtctgtgtcaccgTGACAGGCCTGTCATGACCACGCTGTGTGGGATAttgtcacgctgaggtgtgtgtcggtgtgatgaAGAGGACTATGtcggtgtcattgtgaatttaTGTGTCGGTATCACGGTAATGGGTTTGGTCTATGTCAGGGTGAAGTGTGAGTAATTTCCTCAAAGTTGAATCAAAGTTGATTTTAACTCATGGACCGGGAGTCGACATTGAAGTTGGATCCTGTTCACCTCTTCAGTTTCTTCCCAAAGGAGTTTGTAGATTCGGTCAGAGGTGAtttgagatggtgaaggatgattGGCCTTTATAGTGCGTCAGCGGGTCACGGagagtgtcacggtgaagggtgcgGTGGCACTGTGAGAGGCGTCGGCACCACCGTGAGCTACGTGTCTGGGACTATATAATAGGTTTCCAGCGAGGTTTTGGTTGGTGTCAAGATGGGAGCTGCGTCACTCTCGCGGTGATAGTCGATTCCCTGTCAGTGAGAGACGTGTACCTGTCACTGCGATAGGTGTTTCTGGGTCTATATGAGAGGTGTACCGGGTCACTTCGAGGTGTATCTCTAAGTCACGGTGTGAGATATGTCGAGGTCACAGTGCGAGGTttgacggtgttacagtgagagACTCGTCATGTGTCATAGTGTCCGGTGTATtgctgtgacagtgggaaaatgtcgctgtcacggtgaggggtgtgtctgtgtcaaGGGGAAGGACCGGCAGTGGTCATAGTGGATGTATCGGTGTCACAGTAAGTTCAGTACTGTTGTCTGAGTTGCGGACTGAGTGGGTGACGCTCTGAGGgcttgtcggtgtcacggtgaggcaTGAGTCTTTGTGACGGTGAGAGTTATATCTGTGTTTCAGTGGAGTGGTAGTTACTGACATGATAAGACATGAGTCGGCTGCAAAGTGATGggcgtgtctgtgtcacagtgagggatgtgtcCACGTCAAAGTGCGGAccgtgtcagtgttacagtgaatcGTTATTATATTAAGTTCTGTGTTGTCATCATGTTGAGGGATGTGTCGTGGGGGTTGTGTCGGTGTGACGGTGAGGGATGAGTCGTGGTCATGCTGAGGGTTGTGTTGATATCGCCGTAAAGGGTGCTTTTTGGAAATGCTGGGAATGTGTCCCTGTTACTCTGGTCATTTTAATTCTCTGCGGTTTGGTTCGTTCTGGCCGGTGTTAAACTCACCATGAATCCTCCAGCAAATACCCGTGATAATGAGGGCCGCTGTTAAAACGCAGATTAGCCATATGCTTGGGTCTGATCGGACTGTCCTTGTAGGTCGTTCACTGTCCATACCGCCTGTGAAAAAAAATCG
The sequence above is drawn from the Hypanus sabinus isolate sHypSab1 unplaced genomic scaffold, sHypSab1.hap1 scaffold_1121, whole genome shotgun sequence genome and encodes:
- the LOC132386371 gene encoding oxidized low-density lipoprotein receptor 1-like, whose protein sequence is MDSERPTRTVRSDPSIWLICVLTAALIITGICWRIHVSQIRQSNETCHRNSDLSELKRMHNDLRHQFTEMETKYRSVNETKAQICELLTSRRVPACPQGWIENEGRCYFLSILEESYDGATEHCSIFDARLLKINSNQEEEFVSIFVGEESKTYWIGKCGDGIEIPASRDLSEWVLSDVKWEAERLSSARAGVARNRRVIEINTWLRCWGGNEGFRYWITGASKEGRTRGGSTDCCLEAAKHRSALRRSFMFSASEQLSQFTAEPK